Proteins encoded together in one Pantoea sp. CCBC3-3-1 window:
- a CDS encoding DUF2501 domain-containing protein, whose protein sequence is MKASTKMMLALTVSTSLFAGVASAASWQDQLSSAANTLSQNSNSGTTTTQQNSGTSLGALTGLLNGGNQQLSSNSMTNAAGVLQYCVKNNVVDNNVSSVKDQLMSKLGLTDTTKAQETTDYKQGLMGLLNTGNDQQVNLKSLGNTELGKKVKTKACDLVLKQSKQFIS, encoded by the coding sequence ATGAAAGCTTCAACTAAAATGATGTTGGCATTAACGGTTTCTACATCCTTGTTTGCTGGCGTGGCCTCGGCGGCCAGCTGGCAGGATCAGCTTAGCAGCGCGGCCAACACGCTTAGCCAGAACAGCAACTCAGGCACGACGACGACACAGCAGAACAGCGGCACTTCGCTGGGCGCGCTGACTGGCTTACTGAACGGCGGCAATCAGCAGCTCAGCTCCAACAGCATGACCAATGCGGCTGGAGTGCTGCAATACTGTGTGAAGAACAACGTGGTTGATAACAATGTCAGTTCGGTGAAAGATCAGCTGATGAGCAAACTGGGCCTGACTGATACGACTAAGGCGCAGGAAACCACCGACTACAAACAGGGGCTGATGGGCTTGCTGAATACCGGTAACGATCAGCAGGTGAATCTGAAAAGCCTGGGCAATACCGAGCTGGGCAAGAAGGTAAAAACCAAAGCCTGCGATCTGGTGCTGAAGCAGAGCAAACAGTTTATCTCTTAA
- a CDS encoding DUF1640 domain-containing protein, whose protein sequence is MVQSGNLNKKVTSFSVDAGKSKTSGGGGDMESRIAKLESDVENIKVNIIDIKEDVRELRVEVNGVETSLRKEVKDAETSLRKEVKDVETSLRKDVKDVETSLRKEIKGVEISLREEVKAVETSLRKEIKDVETSLLKEIKGVETSLRGEVKGVETSLRGDIRSLETNLRRDMKTDFRLMFSALITSVLGLAALMAKGFQWL, encoded by the coding sequence ATGGTACAGTCGGGTAATCTGAATAAAAAGGTCACTTCGTTTTCAGTAGATGCCGGAAAATCGAAAACCAGCGGCGGAGGTGGGGATATGGAATCCCGTATAGCCAAACTTGAATCTGATGTTGAGAATATCAAAGTCAATATTATTGATATTAAAGAAGATGTGCGTGAGCTTCGTGTAGAAGTTAACGGGGTAGAAACCAGCTTACGCAAGGAAGTCAAAGACGCAGAAACCAGCTTACGCAAGGAAGTCAAAGACGTAGAAACCAGCTTACGCAAGGACGTCAAAGACGTAGAAACCAGCTTACGTAAGGAAATCAAAGGGGTGGAAATCAGTTTACGTGAGGAAGTCAAAGCCGTAGAAACCAGCTTACGCAAGGAAATCAAAGACGTAGAAACCAGCTTACTTAAGGAAATCAAAGGGGTGGAAACCAGTTTACGTGGGGAAGTCAAAGGAGTAGAAACCAGCTTACGTGGTGATATAAGAAGCCTGGAAACTAACTTGCGCAGAGATATGAAAACAGATTTCCGCCTGATGTTTAGCGCGCTTATTACCTCAGTATTGGGGCTTGCTGCCCTGATGGCTAAAGGTTTTCAGTGGCTATAA
- a CDS encoding LysE family translocator codes for MEANLIAVATIGGALALGAMSPGPSFILVARTALASSRRAGMGAALGMGVGSIVISLVALMGLHTLLAAVPWLWLILKTGGGIYLLWMAFKMFRHAREPLHVESNASVGKSFRRAFLTAFGTQISNPKTAVVFAGIFAALLPSHITPVMYVALPIVSMLVDGLWYAFVAYALSSSGPRNTYLRYKTTFDRIGGSVMAMLGIKLIVK; via the coding sequence ATGGAAGCGAACCTTATTGCAGTAGCGACGATTGGCGGTGCGCTGGCGTTAGGCGCGATGAGTCCGGGCCCCAGTTTCATTTTGGTAGCGCGTACGGCATTGGCCTCTTCAAGACGAGCGGGTATGGGCGCGGCGCTGGGAATGGGCGTGGGTTCAATCGTGATTTCCCTGGTTGCGTTGATGGGGCTGCACACGTTGCTGGCCGCAGTACCCTGGCTGTGGCTGATATTAAAGACCGGCGGCGGTATTTATCTGCTGTGGATGGCGTTTAAGATGTTCCGTCACGCCCGTGAGCCGCTGCATGTTGAATCTAACGCCTCTGTCGGTAAAAGCTTTCGCCGCGCTTTCCTCACCGCTTTCGGTACGCAGATCAGCAACCCGAAAACGGCAGTGGTATTCGCCGGGATTTTTGCCGCGCTGTTGCCGAGCCATATCACGCCAGTGATGTATGTGGCGCTGCCGATCGTATCGATGCTGGTGGATGGCCTGTGGTATGCGTTTGTCGCGTATGCGCTTTCTTCAAGCGGGCCGCGTAATACCTATCTGCGCTATAAGACTACCTTCGACCGGATAGGCGGCAGCGTGATGGCGATGCTGGGGATCAAGCTGATAGTGAAATAA
- a CDS encoding DUF445 domain-containing protein, whose protein sequence is MNKETELARAKRLPLLLLCAAAILFIATVLYPLWFPANAWVSALKAVSEASMVGALADWFAVSALFRRVPIPLVGRHTAIIPRNKDRIADNLALFVQDKFLNTDSLLALIRRHDPAQIIANWLSTPVNAARLSGYLLKMVRGFLDLADDQRIQAFMRRAIHKAIDKVDLSQSAAMVLESLTKNNRHQALLDDAISQLLQLINKPATHEFIALQVMRWLKREHPIKEKMLPTEWVGEKSAELAANAVKSILNDIEQDGTHELRQGFNRAVERLIERLRHDPEMQLKAEEIKAYLKQDEALNTYISQLWADLRRWLKEDLDKTDSTLHAKVSAAGQWFGETLMQDRQVRASLNQHMEEAAVSVAPEFSAFLSRHISDTVKSWDAKDMSYQVELNIGRDLQRIRINGTVVGGAIGLLLWAMSQLPALLR, encoded by the coding sequence ATGAATAAAGAAACCGAACTGGCGAGAGCCAAACGTCTGCCGCTGTTGCTGCTTTGTGCCGCTGCAATCCTGTTTATCGCGACCGTCCTTTATCCACTCTGGTTTCCGGCCAACGCCTGGGTTAGCGCGCTAAAAGCTGTCTCAGAAGCGTCGATGGTGGGTGCGTTAGCCGACTGGTTCGCGGTCAGCGCGCTGTTCCGCCGCGTGCCGATCCCGCTGGTTGGCCGTCATACCGCCATTATTCCGCGCAACAAAGATCGCATTGCCGATAACCTTGCGCTGTTCGTGCAGGATAAATTCCTCAACACCGATTCGCTGCTGGCGCTGATCCGCCGTCACGATCCGGCGCAAATCATCGCTAACTGGCTGAGTACGCCGGTGAACGCAGCAAGGCTAAGCGGTTATCTGCTGAAAATGGTGCGCGGCTTTCTCGATCTGGCCGACGACCAGCGCATCCAGGCCTTTATGCGTCGCGCAATTCACAAAGCCATTGATAAGGTCGATCTGTCGCAGTCGGCAGCGATGGTGCTGGAAAGCCTGACCAAAAATAACCGTCATCAGGCGCTGCTGGACGATGCTATCAGCCAGCTGCTCCAGCTGATTAACAAACCTGCCACGCACGAGTTTATTGCGCTTCAGGTAATGCGCTGGCTGAAGCGCGAACATCCGATCAAAGAGAAAATGCTGCCGACCGAATGGGTGGGAGAAAAGAGTGCCGAGCTTGCCGCTAACGCCGTGAAGTCGATTCTTAACGATATCGAACAGGATGGAACACACGAGCTGCGTCAGGGGTTTAACCGCGCTGTGGAGCGGCTGATTGAGCGTCTGCGCCACGATCCGGAAATGCAGCTAAAAGCGGAAGAGATCAAAGCGTATCTCAAGCAGGACGAGGCGCTGAATACTTACATCAGTCAGCTGTGGGCCGATCTGCGCCGCTGGCTTAAAGAGGATTTGGATAAAACAGATTCCACGCTGCACGCTAAGGTAAGCGCAGCGGGACAATGGTTTGGCGAGACGTTAATGCAGGACCGGCAGGTAAGAGCATCGCTTAATCAGCATATGGAAGAGGCCGCCGTCAGCGTTGCGCCAGAGTTCTCGGCGTTTTTAAGCCGTCATATCAGCGATACGGTGAAAAGCTGGGATGCAAAAGATATGTCTTATCAGGTGGAGTTGAATATCGGCAGGGATTTGCAGCGTATACGCATCAATGGCACCGTTGTGGGCGGTGCCATTGGTTTGCTGCTGTGGGCAATGTCGCAGCTGCCCGCCCTGCTGAGATAA
- a CDS encoding YsnF/AvaK domain-containing protein has translation MSHEKIVTAFNQVTQAEAAKQKLIVEGIAEKNIDIISGERLRVEDKEIRHPSFWQRLFGDDVDDNYASEYSKALRSGGVLLTVRAPKDQADHIEHELSAFAADYSSLHANDRDPINRDFAGETNDLGTNQRAATGLASDENIINPNGPLTNTDTTANTLGNTNSLTGDRAVSETNRESLKLAEEQVDIGKRQINDGSVRLRRFTVEDEVAEDVSLFDQHAEVFRTAVDEPAYLNDVDWSDKTISVEESHEIPTIEKTARVKEEVGLRGEETARVETVKDTVRRQEVEVEHSNENRLRDDKLNAENPLRDDKLTDKKY, from the coding sequence ATGTCACATGAAAAAATTGTCACCGCATTCAATCAGGTAACCCAGGCTGAGGCGGCAAAACAGAAATTGATCGTCGAAGGTATTGCAGAAAAAAATATTGATATCATCTCTGGCGAAAGATTACGCGTTGAAGATAAAGAGATTCGTCATCCAAGCTTCTGGCAGCGCCTGTTTGGCGATGATGTTGACGATAACTACGCAAGTGAATACAGCAAAGCGCTGCGTTCAGGCGGCGTACTGCTGACAGTACGCGCCCCGAAAGATCAGGCCGACCATATCGAGCATGAACTGAGCGCTTTTGCCGCTGATTACTCTTCACTGCATGCAAACGATCGCGACCCAATCAATCGTGATTTTGCCGGGGAAACCAACGATCTGGGCACCAATCAGCGTGCGGCAACCGGGCTGGCCAGTGATGAAAACATCATTAACCCGAACGGGCCACTTACCAATACCGACACCACAGCGAACACCTTAGGCAACACCAACTCGCTGACGGGCGATCGTGCGGTTTCCGAAACCAACCGTGAATCCCTGAAGCTGGCTGAAGAGCAGGTGGATATTGGTAAACGTCAGATTAATGATGGTTCTGTACGTCTGCGCCGCTTTACGGTAGAAGATGAAGTGGCCGAAGACGTGTCGCTGTTCGACCAACATGCTGAAGTGTTCCGTACCGCAGTCGACGAGCCGGCGTATTTGAATGATGTGGACTGGTCAGATAAAACCATCTCGGTGGAAGAGTCTCATGAGATCCCGACCATTGAGAAAACCGCCCGTGTGAAAGAAGAAGTGGGCCTCCGCGGTGAAGAAACTGCTCGCGTCGAGACCGTAAAAGATACCGTGCGTCGTCAGGAAGTGGAAGTCGAGCACAGCAACGAGAATCGTCTGCGCGATGATAAGCTCAATGCCGAAAATCCTTTGCGTGACGACAAACTGACCGACAAGAAATACTAA
- a CDS encoding YsnF/AvaK domain-containing protein yields MGNKNEPLAKNMEHVETMPLAEEQAEIATHRKVDSRVQLTRSTHEVEKLLQAELTHEHVEIKHVAKNCPVADDYSAEVRQEGDVFIIPVIEEQVEIVRRKVLKEEIHIHKHINKEEFQQSVTLRNQEVKITKKKL; encoded by the coding sequence ATGGGAAATAAAAACGAGCCACTCGCTAAAAATATGGAACATGTTGAAACGATGCCACTTGCCGAAGAGCAGGCAGAAATTGCCACTCATCGCAAGGTCGACAGCCGCGTGCAGCTTACGCGCTCCACCCATGAGGTAGAGAAGCTGCTGCAAGCTGAACTGACGCATGAGCATGTTGAAATTAAACATGTTGCAAAAAACTGTCCGGTTGCAGATGACTATTCTGCTGAGGTTCGTCAGGAAGGGGATGTGTTTATTATTCCCGTCATTGAAGAACAGGTAGAAATAGTCAGAAGGAAAGTGCTTAAGGAAGAAATACATATCCACAAACATATAAATAAAGAAGAGTTTCAGCAGAGCGTCACTCTGCGTAATCAGGAAGTCAAAATTACGAAGAAGAAACTTTAA
- the lptG gene encoding LPS export ABC transporter permease LptG: MFGVLDRYIGKTIFNTIMATLFMLVSLSGIIKFVDQLRKTGQGDYTAVGAGLYTILSVPKDIEIFFPMAALLGALLGLGTLAQRSELVVMQASGFTRMQIAASVMKTAIPLVILTMAIGEFVAPQGEQMARNYRAQQLLGGSLLSTQNGLWAKDGNNFIFIESLKDNNELGGVSIYSFNPARRLQSVRYAATAKYNADKKVWDLAEVDESNLQDAKQVTGSQTLSGEWKTTLTPDKLGVVALDPDALSISGLYNYTKYLKQSGQVAGRYQLNMWSKIFQPLSVAVMMLMALSFIFGPLRSVSMGMRVVTGISFGFLFYVLDQIFGPLSLVYNIPPVLGALLPSAAFMAISIYLLLKRR, translated from the coding sequence ATGTTCGGCGTTCTCGACAGATATATCGGTAAAACGATTTTCAACACCATTATGGCGACGCTGTTTATGCTGGTGTCGCTCTCCGGCATCATCAAGTTTGTCGATCAGCTGCGGAAAACCGGCCAGGGCGACTACACCGCGGTGGGTGCCGGCCTGTATACCATTCTCAGCGTGCCGAAAGATATCGAAATCTTCTTCCCGATGGCGGCGCTGTTAGGTGCGCTGCTGGGCTTAGGGACGCTGGCACAGCGTAGCGAGCTGGTGGTGATGCAGGCTTCAGGCTTCACCCGTATGCAGATTGCAGCTTCGGTAATGAAAACCGCAATCCCACTGGTTATCCTGACCATGGCCATTGGCGAGTTTGTTGCGCCGCAGGGCGAGCAGATGGCGCGTAACTATCGCGCTCAGCAGCTGCTGGGCGGTTCGCTGCTCTCCACGCAAAACGGCCTGTGGGCGAAAGATGGCAACAACTTCATCTTTATTGAAAGCCTGAAGGACAATAACGAGCTGGGCGGCGTCAGTATTTACAGCTTTAACCCGGCGCGTCGCTTACAGTCGGTACGTTATGCGGCTACGGCGAAATACAATGCGGATAAAAAGGTCTGGGATTTGGCCGAAGTGGACGAATCCAATCTGCAGGATGCGAAACAGGTTACGGGCAGCCAGACGTTAAGCGGTGAATGGAAAACGACGTTGACGCCGGATAAGCTCGGCGTGGTGGCGCTGGATCCTGACGCATTGTCGATTAGCGGACTGTATAACTACACCAAATATCTTAAGCAGAGCGGACAGGTTGCAGGACGCTATCAGCTGAATATGTGGAGCAAAATCTTCCAGCCGTTATCGGTCGCGGTGATGATGCTGATGGCGCTGTCGTTCATCTTTGGCCCGCTGCGCAGCGTGTCGATGGGGATGCGCGTCGTTACCGGCATCAGCTTTGGCTTCCTGTTCTACGTGCTGGACCAGATCTTTGGCCCACTCAGCCTGGTTTACAATATCCCGCCGGTGCTGGGCGCGCTGCTGCCAAGCGCCGCGTTTATGGCGATCAGCATCTATCTGCTGCTGAAACGCCGCTAG
- the lptF gene encoding LPS export ABC transporter permease LptF — translation MIIIRYLVRETLKSQLAILFILLLIFFCQKLVRILGAAADGQIPTNLVLTLLGLGVSEMAQLILPLSLFLAILMTLGRLYTESEITVMHACGLSKAVLVKAAMVLMLFTAVVAAANVAWLGPWSARYQNEVTKNAKANPGAAALAAGQFQQSGDGQSVMFIENVKGNNFGNVFLAQLRPKGNARPSVVLADQGHMTQRADGSQVVTLDKGTRFEGTALLRDFRITDFENYQAIVGHQEVVLDPNDAEQMGFSTLRHSPRPEFRSELHWRLTLVFSVLVMALMVVPLSVVNPRQGRVLSMLPAMLLYLVFFLLQSSLRSSGAKGRLDPAIWMWVVNIAYLALAVLLNLWDTVPMRRLRARFSKGGSV, via the coding sequence GTGATCATCATTAGATATCTGGTAAGGGAAACGCTCAAAAGCCAGCTGGCTATCCTGTTTATTCTGCTGCTGATCTTCTTTTGTCAGAAGTTAGTCAGGATCCTGGGAGCCGCGGCGGATGGACAGATCCCCACAAATTTAGTTCTGACATTATTGGGTCTTGGGGTTTCAGAGATGGCGCAGCTCATCCTGCCTCTAAGCCTGTTTTTAGCCATTTTAATGACTCTTGGTCGTTTATACACCGAGAGTGAAATCACCGTGATGCATGCCTGCGGCCTCAGTAAGGCCGTATTGGTTAAAGCGGCGATGGTCCTGATGCTATTCACAGCGGTGGTGGCGGCGGCCAACGTCGCGTGGCTCGGCCCCTGGTCGGCGCGTTACCAGAACGAGGTAACGAAAAACGCCAAGGCCAATCCGGGCGCGGCCGCGCTGGCGGCAGGGCAGTTCCAACAGTCGGGCGACGGCCAGTCCGTGATGTTTATCGAGAACGTCAAAGGCAATAATTTCGGCAATGTCTTCCTGGCGCAGCTGCGGCCAAAAGGCAACGCGCGTCCGTCCGTCGTGCTGGCCGATCAAGGACACATGACGCAGCGTGCGGATGGTTCGCAGGTTGTGACGCTAGATAAAGGCACGCGTTTCGAAGGCACCGCGCTGCTGCGTGATTTCCGCATCACTGATTTTGAAAATTATCAGGCGATTGTGGGCCATCAGGAAGTGGTGCTGGATCCGAACGATGCCGAACAGATGGGCTTCAGTACGTTGAGGCATTCGCCAAGACCGGAATTCCGCAGCGAGCTGCACTGGCGCCTGACGCTGGTCTTCTCGGTACTGGTCATGGCGCTGATGGTGGTGCCGCTGAGCGTGGTCAATCCACGTCAGGGACGCGTGCTGTCGATGCTGCCAGCAATGCTGCTTTATCTGGTGTTCTTCCTGCTGCAAAGCTCGCTGCGTTCCAGCGGGGCGAAAGGGCGGTTAGATCCGGCCATCTGGATGTGGGTGGTGAATATCGCTTATCTGGCGCTGGCCGTGCTGCTTAACCTGTGGGATACGGTGCCGATGCGGCGTCTGCGTGCCCGATTCAGTAAGGGAGGCTCCGTCTGA
- the pepA gene encoding leucyl aminopeptidase — MEFSVKSGSPEKQRSACIVVGVFEPRRLSPIAEQLDKISDGYISALLRRGELEGKVGQTLLLHHVPNILSERILLIGCGKERELDERQYKQVIQKTINTLNDTGSMEAVCFLTELHVKGRNTYWKVRQAVETSKETLYCFDQLKSNKVEPRRPLRKMVFNVPTRRELTSGERAIQHGLAVAAGVKAAKDLGNMPPNICNAAYLASQARQLADAYSKNVTTRVIGEQQMKELGMNAYLAVGQGSQNESLMSVIEYKGNPDADVRPIVLVGKGVTFDSGGISIKPGEAMDEMKYDMCGAASVYGVMRMVAELNLPLNVVGVLAGCENMPGGRAYRPGDVLTTMSGQTVEVLNTDAEGRLVLCDALTYVERFDPDVVIDVATLTGACVIALGHHISGLLSNHNPLAHELIGASEQAGDRAWRLPMADEYQEQLDSNFADMANIGGRPGGAITAACFLARFARKYNWAHLDIAGTAWRSGKAKGATGRPVALLSQFLLNRAGLNGDD; from the coding sequence ATGGAGTTCAGTGTAAAAAGCGGTAGCCCGGAAAAGCAGCGCAGTGCCTGTATTGTGGTCGGCGTATTCGAGCCGCGCAGACTGTCACCGATTGCTGAACAGCTGGATAAAATCAGCGATGGCTACATTAGCGCCCTGTTGCGCCGCGGTGAACTGGAAGGGAAAGTCGGGCAAACGTTGCTGCTGCATCATGTGCCAAATATTCTCTCCGAGCGTATCTTGCTGATCGGCTGTGGCAAAGAGCGCGAGCTGGATGAGCGTCAGTATAAGCAGGTTATTCAAAAAACCATCAATACGCTGAATGACACCGGCTCAATGGAAGCGGTTTGCTTCCTGACCGAGCTGCATGTTAAAGGCCGTAACACCTACTGGAAAGTCCGCCAGGCGGTTGAAACCTCCAAAGAGACGCTGTACTGCTTTGACCAGCTGAAAAGCAACAAAGTCGAGCCGCGTCGCCCATTACGTAAAATGGTCTTTAATGTGCCAACGCGTCGTGAATTAACCAGCGGCGAGCGCGCAATCCAGCACGGTCTGGCCGTTGCTGCCGGCGTGAAGGCAGCCAAAGATCTTGGCAATATGCCGCCCAACATCTGTAACGCCGCCTATCTGGCTTCTCAGGCCCGTCAGCTGGCGGATGCCTACAGCAAAAACGTCACCACGCGCGTGATTGGCGAGCAGCAAATGAAAGAGCTGGGCATGAATGCCTATCTCGCGGTCGGCCAGGGATCGCAGAACGAATCGCTGATGTCGGTGATTGAATACAAAGGCAACCCGGATGCGGACGTGCGCCCTATCGTGCTGGTCGGCAAAGGGGTCACTTTTGATTCCGGCGGTATTTCCATCAAGCCAGGCGAAGCCATGGACGAGATGAAATATGACATGTGCGGCGCCGCGTCCGTTTATGGCGTGATGCGCATGGTCGCTGAACTTAACCTGCCGCTGAACGTGGTAGGCGTGCTGGCCGGCTGTGAAAACATGCCTGGCGGCCGCGCTTATCGTCCGGGCGACGTACTGACCACCATGTCCGGCCAGACGGTGGAAGTATTGAATACCGATGCGGAAGGTCGTCTGGTGCTGTGCGACGCGCTGACCTACGTTGAGCGTTTCGATCCGGACGTGGTCATCGACGTTGCTACGCTGACCGGTGCCTGCGTGATTGCGCTGGGCCACCATATCAGCGGCCTGCTGTCGAACCATAACCCGCTGGCTCACGAGCTGATTGGCGCTTCCGAACAGGCTGGCGATCGCGCATGGCGTCTGCCGATGGCCGATGAGTATCAGGAACAGCTGGACTCCAATTTTGCCGATATGGCGAACATTGGCGGCCGTCCTGGCGGTGCGATTACCGCCGCCTGCTTCCTGGCGCGTTTCGCCCGTAAATATAACTGGGCACATCTGGATATCGCCGGTACCGCATGGCGCTCCGGTAAAGCCAAAGGCGCAACCGGGCGTCCTGTTGCCCTGCTGTCGCAGTTCCTGCTGAACCGCGCCGGTTTAAACGGCGACGACTAA
- a CDS encoding DNA polymerase III subunit chi produces the protein MKNATFYLLESDTPVDGISALEALVCDLAEARWKGGARVLIACEDEAQAIRLDEALWQRPANAFVPHNLAGEGPKYGAPVELAWPQRRGNAPRDLLISLLPQFADFATAFHEVIDFVPYEDSLKQLARDRYKAYRSVGFQLTTATPPTPSTT, from the coding sequence ATGAAAAACGCCACCTTCTACCTGCTGGAAAGCGATACGCCGGTTGATGGGATCAGCGCCCTTGAGGCGCTGGTCTGCGACTTAGCGGAAGCGCGCTGGAAAGGCGGTGCGCGAGTGCTGATAGCCTGCGAAGACGAAGCGCAGGCTATTCGCCTGGATGAAGCGTTATGGCAGCGCCCGGCCAATGCTTTTGTGCCGCATAATCTTGCGGGCGAAGGGCCGAAATATGGCGCGCCAGTGGAGCTTGCCTGGCCGCAACGTCGCGGCAATGCGCCGCGCGATTTGCTGATCAGCCTGCTGCCACAGTTTGCAGATTTTGCCACCGCTTTCCATGAAGTGATAGACTTCGTTCCTTACGAAGATTCTCTGAAACAGCTGGCGCGCGACCGCTATAAAGCGTATCGCAGCGTTGGATTCCAATTGACTACGGCAACGCCGCCCACGCCCTCAACGACATAG